A region of Salinibacter sp. 10B DNA encodes the following proteins:
- a CDS encoding PTS sugar transporter subunit IIA has product MPTTQTTEINQLLQPEHVRIGLPERSKTDVINALIGLLEGHEGIDNLDAVRQAIFEREDMMSTGVGKGLGLPHAKTPAVTETVAAFATTAEPVDFGAIDDEPIRLLLLLVGPEEHKSRHVKILGRISRLVSRDSLRERLIEAPDPETVIDVLREGEAELRG; this is encoded by the coding sequence ATGCCTACTACTCAGACGACCGAAATCAATCAACTCCTACAACCCGAGCACGTGCGGATTGGACTCCCGGAGCGGTCAAAGACGGACGTGATTAATGCGCTCATCGGACTGCTAGAGGGGCACGAGGGGATTGACAACCTCGACGCGGTGCGCCAGGCGATTTTTGAACGGGAGGATATGATGTCGACCGGGGTGGGCAAGGGGTTAGGATTGCCCCACGCAAAAACTCCGGCGGTGACAGAAACGGTCGCTGCTTTTGCGACGACGGCCGAACCGGTGGATTTTGGGGCGATTGACGACGAGCCCATTCGTCTTCTTCTCCTGCTGGTGGGCCCAGAAGAGCATAAGTCTCGGCACGTCAAAATCCTGGGACGCATTTCGCGCCTTGTGAGCCGCGATTCTCTTCGTGAGCGGTTGATTGAGGCGCCGGATCCGGAAACGGTGATTGACGTGCTTCGCGAAGGGGAGGCGGAGCTCCGGGGGTAG
- the hisS gene encoding histidine--tRNA ligase: MSQTFQNIKGTFDILPDPYTDDGGTRIAPSAEWRYVEATVRDVMARYNFDEIRTPILEPTALVARGVGEATDIVQKEMFAFERSDTQYVLRPEITAPVVRSYLQHHLDQRGGVQKLFYIGPCFRAEQPQKGRYRQFHQFGVEVLGTDDARADAETVAVMMAIYDELGIKDTRLRMNTLGTPDRREEYVHALREYLEPYADELSETSRRRLKRNPLRVLDTKLDHEQAILQDAPQLIDYVSDESRAHYDRVQRFLADLGVSYVEDPHLVRGLDYYTETTFELESPDLGAQSALAGGGRYDRLAEVLGSEEPVPAIGFAAGMERLFLALDAAEAERPGLPAPDVFIAALGEEAEQWVFRTTQELRAAGLHVALDLKGRSLKAQMREANRQEADYTLIIGGNELEAEEATVKEMESGEQEDVPFAELSTVLLDKCRTEHE, from the coding sequence GTGAGCCAGACGTTTCAGAACATCAAGGGAACCTTCGATATCTTGCCGGACCCGTATACCGACGACGGGGGGACTCGTATCGCGCCCAGCGCTGAGTGGCGCTACGTGGAGGCGACGGTGCGCGACGTGATGGCGCGCTACAACTTTGACGAGATCCGCACACCGATTCTGGAGCCGACAGCGCTGGTGGCCCGCGGGGTTGGGGAGGCTACCGACATTGTACAGAAGGAGATGTTTGCGTTTGAGCGGTCGGACACGCAGTACGTCCTGCGGCCGGAGATTACGGCGCCCGTGGTTCGCTCCTACTTGCAGCACCACCTCGATCAGCGGGGCGGTGTGCAGAAGCTCTTCTACATTGGGCCGTGCTTTCGTGCTGAGCAGCCGCAGAAGGGACGTTATCGGCAGTTTCACCAGTTCGGGGTGGAAGTGCTTGGTACGGACGATGCCCGGGCCGACGCTGAGACGGTGGCTGTGATGATGGCCATTTACGACGAGCTCGGCATCAAGGACACGCGACTCCGCATGAATACCCTTGGCACTCCGGACCGACGGGAGGAATATGTGCACGCCCTTCGCGAATACCTGGAGCCGTACGCCGATGAACTGTCGGAGACGAGCCGACGCCGACTGAAGCGAAATCCGCTGCGCGTGCTTGATACGAAGCTCGACCACGAACAAGCCATTTTGCAGGATGCTCCTCAGCTCATCGATTACGTGAGCGATGAGAGTCGGGCGCACTACGACCGCGTACAGCGCTTCTTGGCTGACCTCGGTGTGTCGTACGTGGAAGACCCACACCTCGTACGGGGATTGGACTATTACACGGAAACGACCTTCGAGCTTGAAAGTCCGGACCTTGGGGCGCAGAGCGCCCTGGCCGGCGGGGGACGATACGACCGTCTGGCAGAAGTGCTGGGCAGTGAGGAGCCGGTGCCGGCCATTGGCTTTGCGGCGGGAATGGAACGGTTGTTCCTGGCACTTGATGCGGCGGAGGCCGAACGGCCCGGTCTCCCGGCTCCGGATGTGTTTATTGCTGCTCTTGGGGAGGAGGCCGAGCAGTGGGTGTTTCGGACAACCCAGGAGCTTCGGGCGGCCGGTCTTCACGTGGCACTTGACCTGAAGGGACGGTCTCTCAAGGCGCAGATGCGGGAGGCCAATCGCCAGGAGGCGGATTATACGCTCATCATTGGAGGCAACGAGCTGGAGGCGGAAGAGGCCACGGTCAAGGAGATGGAAAGTGGGGAGCAGGAGGATGTGCCGTTCGCGGAGCTGTCCACTGTTCTGCTAGACAAGTGCCGCACAGAGCACGAGTAG
- a CDS encoding sodium/sugar symporter: protein MDSASVPFAALDYIIFGVYLFIIIGLGLWVSREKEGRQKDSSDYFLASKSLPFWAIGSSLIASNISAEQFIGMSGSGFRVGLAIASYEWMAAVTLLVIAYFFLPIYLEKEIFTMPQFLEQRYDGRVRMLLAIFWLLVYVFVNLTSVLYMGGLSMNIIMGLPLWGSIAGLALFATAYSLYGGLKAVAWTDVVQVVVLVGGGLLTTWVALDAYGGSSTGPVGGLTQLMGDASNRFNMILFEGELMYQNDEGVTQDAYQLLPGLSVLFGGLWVANLFYWGCNQYIIQRALAAKNLQEAKRGLAFAAYLKLLLPLIVVVPGIVAFALDAPIQRGDEAYPWLLGQYVGTGFRGLAFAALVAAIVSSLASMMNSASTIFTMDLYRNYVEEEVSESKLVRIGRIVALACIVVATLVAPQLADLDQVFQYIQEYTGFVSPGVLAIFVMGLFWSKATPNAALVSAVLSIPLSAAFKFLTPEIAFLNRMLIVFFVSVALIVGISYVENRGETHPKAIDLDDVEHDSDPIFQVAAFGILGITAALYVIFW from the coding sequence ATGGACTCCGCCTCCGTTCCATTTGCAGCGCTTGACTACATTATTTTCGGAGTCTACCTCTTTATCATTATCGGGCTCGGCCTCTGGGTCTCCCGAGAGAAGGAAGGACGGCAAAAAGACAGTTCCGATTACTTCCTAGCCAGCAAATCGCTTCCCTTCTGGGCAATCGGGTCCTCGCTGATTGCCTCCAACATTTCGGCAGAGCAGTTCATCGGCATGTCGGGATCGGGCTTCCGGGTGGGGCTGGCCATTGCTTCCTACGAGTGGATGGCCGCCGTGACCCTCCTCGTCATCGCGTACTTCTTCCTTCCCATTTATCTGGAGAAGGAAATCTTCACGATGCCCCAGTTCCTGGAGCAGCGCTATGATGGACGCGTGCGGATGTTGCTCGCCATCTTTTGGCTGTTGGTGTACGTCTTCGTAAACCTGACGTCGGTTCTCTACATGGGGGGCCTCTCGATGAACATCATCATGGGGCTTCCGCTTTGGGGATCTATTGCGGGGTTAGCGCTCTTCGCCACCGCATACAGCCTCTACGGGGGGCTCAAGGCCGTCGCGTGGACGGATGTGGTGCAGGTTGTTGTACTGGTGGGTGGGGGACTGCTGACAACCTGGGTCGCTCTTGATGCCTACGGTGGAAGCAGTACTGGCCCCGTGGGCGGCCTTACCCAACTGATGGGGGACGCCTCCAACCGATTCAATATGATTCTCTTCGAGGGGGAGTTGATGTATCAGAACGACGAAGGTGTTACGCAGGACGCCTATCAACTCCTGCCCGGCCTCAGCGTGCTGTTCGGCGGACTCTGGGTGGCCAACCTCTTCTACTGGGGCTGCAACCAGTACATTATTCAGCGCGCGCTGGCGGCCAAAAACCTGCAGGAGGCGAAGCGCGGACTCGCTTTTGCTGCCTACTTGAAGCTCCTCCTTCCCCTCATCGTGGTCGTGCCCGGCATCGTTGCCTTTGCTCTTGACGCCCCCATCCAGCGGGGAGACGAAGCGTATCCGTGGCTTTTGGGCCAGTACGTGGGCACTGGCTTCCGGGGACTGGCCTTCGCCGCCCTCGTCGCGGCGATCGTCTCGTCGCTCGCTTCAATGATGAACAGTGCCTCGACCATCTTCACCATGGACCTCTACCGCAATTACGTAGAGGAGGAGGTGTCGGAGAGCAAACTGGTTCGGATTGGGCGCATCGTGGCTCTCGCCTGCATCGTCGTCGCTACGCTCGTGGCCCCCCAACTGGCGGATCTCGATCAGGTCTTCCAGTACATTCAGGAGTACACTGGCTTCGTAAGCCCGGGGGTGCTGGCCATCTTCGTCATGGGCCTGTTCTGGAGCAAGGCCACGCCCAACGCCGCGCTGGTGTCGGCGGTGCTGTCCATTCCGCTCTCGGCTGCCTTCAAATTCCTCACCCCGGAGATTGCATTCCTCAACCGAATGCTGATCGTGTTCTTTGTCTCCGTGGCGTTGATTGTCGGAATCTCCTACGTTGAAAACCGGGGCGAGACGCACCCGAAGGCCATTGACCTCGACGACGTGGAGCACGACTCCGACCCCATCTTCCAAGTTGCTGCGTTCGGCATTCTCGGCATTACGGCCGCGCTCTACGTCATCTTCTGGTAG
- a CDS encoding LacI family DNA-binding transcriptional regulator, with protein MKDVTIDDVADHAGVSKSTVSAVINDRDVVKNSTRQRVLDTIEKLDYRPRGSARRGFRAPNGQSLGFVIKEADNPYYSEVLVGIQEVANEQGYLTFVSSSEGDFDTEKQIIDQFSNKDLDGLIITPILNENTDLSHIFELKRNNIPFVLLEGIRGIQANLVDIDNVEASSRAIRHLLDLGHEHIIHLAGPEYSKHSSERVAGIRRAFSRSPLIFDDEIVLPAGDSFEEGYRTALDHFSEDVPTTAVTCYNDLVALGTMKALRELGLSVPDDVSVVGFDDLNMLDYFPIPLTTVRVPKRLMGRKATELLLNQLQGNGTDTCQRISLEAELIERSSTAPPR; from the coding sequence ATGAAGGACGTCACCATCGACGACGTGGCAGATCATGCGGGGGTCTCCAAATCGACGGTCTCCGCTGTGATTAATGACCGCGACGTCGTCAAAAACAGTACGCGCCAACGCGTGCTCGACACAATTGAAAAACTGGACTACCGGCCTCGGGGCTCGGCACGACGCGGCTTTCGAGCGCCGAACGGCCAGAGTCTTGGGTTCGTGATCAAGGAGGCGGACAATCCCTACTACTCTGAGGTCCTCGTCGGCATCCAAGAGGTGGCCAATGAGCAGGGATACCTGACGTTCGTCAGCAGTTCGGAGGGAGACTTCGACACGGAGAAGCAGATCATTGATCAGTTCTCCAACAAGGACCTGGATGGGCTGATCATCACTCCTATTCTCAACGAGAACACGGACCTTTCCCACATCTTCGAGCTCAAACGCAACAACATCCCGTTTGTGCTTCTCGAAGGCATCCGCGGCATTCAGGCCAACCTCGTCGACATCGACAACGTCGAAGCCTCCTCACGGGCCATCCGCCACCTGCTCGATCTCGGACACGAGCATATTATCCACCTGGCCGGCCCGGAATATTCCAAACACAGTAGTGAGCGCGTAGCAGGGATCCGCCGCGCCTTTAGCCGCTCTCCGCTCATCTTCGACGACGAGATCGTTCTCCCGGCGGGCGACTCCTTCGAAGAAGGCTACCGCACGGCCCTCGACCACTTCTCTGAGGATGTGCCCACCACTGCGGTGACGTGCTACAACGATCTCGTCGCCCTCGGCACAATGAAGGCCCTTCGCGAACTTGGGCTCTCGGTGCCGGATGATGTCTCTGTCGTGGGCTTCGACGATCTGAACATGCTGGACTATTTCCCAATCCCCCTCACGACCGTCCGCGTCCCCAAACGGTTGATGGGCCGTAAGGCAACTGAGCTCCTCCTCAATCAGCTCCAGGGAAACGGAACCGATACGTGCCAGCGCATTTCGCTGGAGGCGGAGCTTATTGAGCGTTCCTCAACGGCTCCTCCCCGGTAA
- a CDS encoding M28 family metallopeptidase has translation MVDSVDASRIEDDIRTMVSFGTRHTLSDTTSEDSGIGAARRWLKAEFERISRACGGCLEVKFQKTVVPASETERIPSRTAVYNVVAIQRGTEHPNRYVLMGGHLDSRVSNIMDSTSRAPGANDDASGVAGAVEAARVLSKRDFASSIVYVGYTGEEQGLFGSTHAAEVAVEKDWTMAGVLNNDMIGNIRGIDGVIENTTFRVFSQRRPPDLHEESWATRYFGGENDGPSRQLARYVATQAETYSRHLDPILIYRLDRFGRGGDQMPFADRGFPAVRVMETHENYNRQHQDLRTENGIDYGDTIEGVNFEYAEKLTGVNVATMASIAAGPPRPDSVKIGGAVSPSTTLAWTPVDHKNLAGYKVYWRRTAASRWQHSKFVPAGTTRHTLENVVIDNWLFGVAAVDEAGHESPVVFPSALLE, from the coding sequence ATGGTCGACTCGGTAGACGCCAGCCGGATCGAGGACGACATCCGAACGATGGTCAGCTTCGGGACGCGCCACACCCTCTCAGACACCACCTCCGAGGATAGCGGCATCGGGGCCGCTCGCCGCTGGCTGAAGGCCGAATTCGAACGCATTTCGCGCGCGTGTGGCGGGTGCCTGGAGGTCAAATTTCAGAAGACCGTGGTGCCCGCAAGCGAAACGGAGCGCATCCCCTCGCGAACGGCCGTCTATAACGTTGTCGCGATCCAGCGCGGCACCGAACACCCGAACCGATACGTCCTCATGGGCGGGCATCTCGACTCTCGCGTCTCCAACATCATGGACAGCACCAGCCGCGCGCCGGGCGCCAACGACGACGCCTCGGGCGTGGCCGGAGCCGTAGAGGCCGCCCGTGTGCTATCGAAACGCGACTTTGCCAGTAGTATCGTCTACGTCGGATACACCGGGGAAGAGCAAGGGCTCTTCGGCAGCACGCATGCAGCAGAGGTTGCGGTGGAGAAAGACTGGACGATGGCCGGCGTGCTCAATAACGACATGATCGGCAATATTCGCGGCATCGACGGGGTAATTGAAAATACCACGTTCCGCGTGTTCTCTCAGCGTCGGCCGCCGGACCTGCACGAGGAGTCGTGGGCCACTCGCTACTTCGGCGGCGAAAACGACGGGCCTTCGCGCCAACTCGCCCGTTACGTGGCCACACAGGCCGAAACTTACAGCCGCCACCTCGATCCGATCCTCATTTACCGCCTCGATCGCTTCGGTCGCGGGGGCGATCAGATGCCCTTTGCCGATCGCGGCTTTCCGGCCGTCCGCGTGATGGAAACGCACGAGAACTACAACCGGCAGCACCAGGACCTCCGCACTGAAAACGGCATCGACTACGGCGACACGATCGAGGGCGTAAATTTTGAGTACGCCGAGAAGTTGACCGGGGTCAACGTCGCAACGATGGCGTCGATCGCTGCCGGTCCCCCTCGCCCTGACAGCGTAAAAATCGGCGGAGCCGTCTCGCCGTCCACCACCCTCGCCTGGACGCCGGTCGACCACAAGAATCTGGCAGGATACAAGGTGTACTGGCGTCGCACGGCCGCCTCGCGCTGGCAGCACAGTAAATTTGTACCCGCCGGCACGACCCGCCACACGCTCGAAAACGTCGTGATCGACAACTGGCTTTTCGGCGTAGCGGCAGTGGACGAAGCGGGACACGAAAGCCCGGTCGTCTTCCCCTCAGCCCTCCTGGAGTAG
- a CDS encoding MBL fold metallo-hydrolase: MLSRRHFLQTLGMAMAAAPAASSLFQRVPLEDTSDGFTALRRGVGIFRKQGGTIGWLIRDGALVVVDTQSPKTAPDCWTGLRDRTEEALDFVINTHHHGDHTGGNGVFAEYTDRIIAHENVPSLMREAADDEANSVYPTETFEKTVSEQVGDETITLRYHGPAHTGGDATIHFEKANVVHVGDLVFNRAYPFIDVEGGADSKNWISELETIHDQFDDDTIFIHGHANPEFGPTGGREDLLVMRDFLSALNEYVLQQRQAGASLKEMKQKTAFEGFEAFNFDWALSLSACIEAVYREQTG; the protein is encoded by the coding sequence ATGCTTTCTCGACGGCACTTTCTCCAGACCCTCGGCATGGCAATGGCCGCTGCTCCGGCGGCTTCCTCACTTTTCCAACGGGTGCCCTTAGAGGACACCTCCGACGGGTTCACGGCCCTTCGTCGCGGGGTGGGCATTTTCCGCAAACAGGGGGGGACCATCGGCTGGCTCATTCGGGACGGGGCCCTCGTGGTAGTGGATACACAGTCGCCCAAAACAGCCCCCGACTGCTGGACTGGGCTCCGAGACCGAACCGAGGAGGCACTCGACTTCGTGATTAATACCCATCATCATGGCGACCACACTGGGGGCAATGGGGTTTTTGCAGAGTATACCGACCGCATTATTGCCCACGAAAACGTTCCCTCTCTTATGCGAGAGGCCGCTGATGACGAAGCCAACAGTGTATATCCTACTGAGACGTTTGAGAAGACCGTCTCCGAGCAGGTAGGCGACGAGACGATTACGCTTCGATATCACGGCCCGGCCCATACTGGAGGCGACGCTACCATTCACTTCGAGAAGGCCAATGTCGTACACGTAGGCGATCTGGTGTTCAACCGGGCCTATCCCTTCATCGATGTGGAGGGGGGAGCCGACTCGAAGAACTGGATCTCGGAGCTTGAGACGATCCACGACCAGTTCGACGACGATACGATCTTTATCCACGGCCATGCCAACCCAGAGTTTGGGCCAACGGGGGGACGAGAAGATTTGCTCGTGATGCGAGACTTCCTCTCGGCGCTCAACGAGTACGTACTGCAGCAGCGTCAGGCTGGCGCCTCTCTCAAAGAGATGAAACAGAAAACGGCCTTCGAGGGCTTCGAGGCGTTCAATTTTGACTGGGCATTGTCGCTCAGTGCCTGTATCGAGGCAGTCTATCGTGAGCAAACGGGATAA
- a CDS encoding Na+/H+ antiporter NhaC family protein, which produces MDWIVLLPPVVAIVLALWTRQIYLSLFAGLWLGTTILAGGNPVGGLRELADQLVAVFESESNTRILLFCLLVGSLIALVQASGGVKGFIAWAREREWGSSRRGAELLAWSIGVVLFVESNISSLTVGAVSRPLFDKLNLPREKLAYYCDATCAPVCMSIPFNGWGAFVLGLLGAQNLGVSAVAVLAKAVLFNFFALFAIGFSLMLALTGWRFGAMRRAETRAEETGQVLREGAQPMVEDDVARIEPSEHVEPQARNLLLPVGVMVSMIFVGLYVTGQGNLMQGSGATAVLWAVGTALGAALLLYTVPRFGGKPPLSVSDAMDWVVKGASGLVPVTLLLVLAFALGQVSQALEMGAYVVQLVGGQAAAWWMPVLVFGVTSFVSFTLGSSWTAFAILIPVVMPLAAEIALPLSLMLGAVLSGGIFGDHTSPLSDTTIISSMASACDHVDHVNTQLPYALVQAGLAAVAFIVAGILAG; this is translated from the coding sequence ATGGATTGGATCGTATTGTTGCCACCCGTCGTGGCAATTGTGCTGGCCCTTTGGACACGACAGATCTATCTATCCCTTTTTGCGGGCCTTTGGCTGGGGACTACGATCCTGGCCGGGGGGAATCCAGTGGGCGGCCTTCGGGAGTTGGCCGATCAACTCGTGGCCGTCTTCGAAAGTGAAAGCAACACCCGAATTCTCTTGTTCTGCCTGCTTGTGGGAAGTCTCATCGCTCTCGTGCAGGCCTCAGGTGGCGTAAAGGGCTTCATCGCATGGGCCCGGGAACGGGAATGGGGGTCCAGCCGGCGCGGTGCCGAGCTTTTGGCCTGGAGCATTGGTGTGGTCCTTTTTGTGGAGTCGAATATTTCGTCTCTCACCGTGGGGGCAGTAAGCCGACCCCTTTTTGATAAGCTGAACCTTCCTCGAGAGAAGCTTGCCTATTACTGCGACGCCACCTGTGCACCGGTTTGCATGTCGATCCCATTCAACGGATGGGGCGCTTTTGTGCTGGGGCTCCTCGGCGCTCAGAATCTCGGAGTTTCTGCCGTTGCCGTGCTTGCGAAGGCAGTGCTCTTCAACTTCTTTGCGCTTTTCGCCATCGGGTTTTCCCTCATGTTGGCCCTGACCGGATGGCGCTTCGGGGCCATGCGACGAGCCGAAACGCGAGCCGAGGAGACGGGACAGGTCCTGCGGGAGGGAGCCCAGCCGATGGTAGAAGACGACGTGGCCCGCATCGAACCCTCCGAGCACGTAGAGCCGCAGGCGCGGAATCTGCTTCTGCCGGTTGGGGTAATGGTTTCGATGATCTTCGTCGGCTTGTACGTGACCGGTCAGGGCAACTTGATGCAAGGCAGTGGGGCGACGGCCGTGCTGTGGGCTGTAGGAACAGCCCTGGGGGCAGCTCTTCTGCTCTACACAGTGCCGCGGTTTGGAGGGAAGCCACCACTGTCTGTGAGTGATGCCATGGACTGGGTTGTGAAGGGCGCGTCCGGTCTTGTGCCTGTCACGTTGCTTCTCGTGCTTGCGTTTGCGCTTGGGCAGGTGTCCCAGGCGCTGGAGATGGGGGCATACGTGGTGCAGCTCGTAGGAGGACAGGCCGCGGCGTGGTGGATGCCGGTACTCGTGTTTGGAGTGACGAGCTTCGTCTCGTTCACGCTCGGCTCGTCCTGGACGGCCTTTGCTATCCTTATTCCGGTCGTGATGCCCTTGGCTGCCGAGATTGCACTGCCATTGTCCTTGATGCTGGGGGCGGTGCTTTCGGGGGGCATCTTTGGGGATCACACCTCGCCCTTGTCGGACACCACCATTATTTCCTCAATGGCGTCGGCCTGTGACCACGTGGATCACGTCAACACGCAGCTGCCCTACGCGCTGGTACAGGCCGGGCTGGCCGCCGTTGCATTCATAGTGGCAGGGATCCTGGCTGGATAG